A window of the Dunckerocampus dactyliophorus isolate RoL2022-P2 chromosome 21, RoL_Ddac_1.1, whole genome shotgun sequence genome harbors these coding sequences:
- the rmc1 gene encoding regulator of MON1-CCZ1 complex isoform X3, with protein MSGEHYLELSDNPVQFENASSVNNVFFDEANKQVFAVRSGGATGVVVKGPDDKSSVAFRMDDKGEVKCIKFSIGNKILAVQRTSKSVDFINFIPEYPHTEFTHECKMKNANLLGFCWTNWNEIVFISDQGIEFYQVFPDKRTVKLLKSHSINVNWYQYCPETAVILLSTTVQGNVLQPFAFRTGSMSKMSKFEIELPVVPKPAKLSLSERDVAMATIYSQLYVMYLKHHSRTANSPSAEVVLYHLAREGVCKKTHVLKLNTTGKFALNIVDNLVVVHHQSSQTSLIFDIKLKESDGAISTHQPVLPARSIHPCRIPLAGPAVVPSQPPVPCQLYSSSWSVFQPDIIISASEGYLWYLHVKLTPTVNLLSDKGKLMDFLLRRKDCKMVILSVCSQLLEGEEKGSLPVVATVFDKLNQVYKDFLEAEQSYTLAMELGPARGSAAQKRPIRTQAVIDQSDMYTHVLSAFTERKGATHKFTIAVLMEYIRSLNHFQITVQHYLYELVIKTLVQHNLFYMLHQFLQYHVLTDSKPLACLLLSLESTYPPAHQLSLDMLKRLSTANDEIVEVLLSKQQVLAALRFIRSVGAHDNMSARKFLDAARQTGDNMLFYTVFRSFQQRNQRLRGSPAFNAGEHCEEHVLHFTQLFGEQALMKASTV; from the exons ATGAGTGGTGAACACTACTTGGAACTTAGTGACAACCCCGTgcagtttgaaaatgcttcGAGCGTCAACAACGTCTTCTTCGATGAAGCCAACAAGCAG GTGTTCGCGGTGCGTTCAGGTGGCGCCACGGGGGTGGTGGTCAAAGGACCGGACGACAAGAGTTCCGTTGCCTTCAG GATGGACGACAAGGGAGAAGTGAAGTGCATCAAGTTTTCCATTGGAAACAAAATTTTGGCTGTGCAAAGAACGTCCAAGTCTGTG GACTTCATCAACTTCATTCCTGAGTACCCTCACACAGAGTTCACACACGAGTGTAAG ATGAAGAATGCAAACCTCCTCGGCTTCTGCTGGACCAATTGGAACGAGATTGTCTTCATTAGTGACCAGGGCATCGAGTTCTATCAG GTGTTTCCGGACAAGCGCACAGTCAAACTGCTCAAGAGCCACAGCATCAACGTCAACTGGTACCAGTACTGTCCCGAGACGGCCGTCATCCTGCTGTCCACCACAGTGCAAGGCAACGTCCTGCAGCCCTTTGCCTTTCGG ACTGGGAGTATGTCCAAGATGTCCAAGTTTGAGATTGAGCTTCCCGTCGTCCCCAAGCCTGCCAAACTCAGCCTGTCAGAGAGGgatgttgccatggcgaccat TTATAGTCAACTCTACGTGATGTACCTGAAACATCACTCCAGGACGGCCAACAGTCCCAGTGCAGAGGTGGTGCTCTACCATTTAGCGAG GGAGGGCGTGTGCAAGAAGACACATGTGTTGAAGTTGAACACAACGGGAAAGTTTGCTCTCAACATTGTCGACAACCTGGTGGTGGTCCATCATCAGAGctctcag ACGTCGTTGATTTTTGACATCAAGTTGAAGGAGTCAGACGGCGCCATAAGTACGCATCAGCCTGTTCTACCTGCACGCTCTATACATCCCTGTAGGATTCCACTGGCAG GTCCAGCAGTGGTGCCCTCACAGCCTCCGGTCCCGTGCCAGCTAT ACTCGTCCTCCTGGAGTGTCTTCCAACCTGACATCATCATCAGCGCCAGCGAAG GTTACTTGTGGTACCTTCACGTGAAGCTCACGCCGACCGTCAACCTGCTGAGTGACAAGGGCAAACTAATGGACTTCCTGTTGCGTCGCAAAGACTGCAAGATGGTCATCCTGTCTGTCTGCTCTCAGC TTCTGGAAGGTGAAGAGAAGGGGAGTCTTCCTGTGGTGGCGACCGTCTTTGACAAGCTCAATCAGGTGTACAAGGACTTCCTGGAGGCGGAGCAAAGCTACACTCTG GCGATGGAGTTAGGTCCAGCAAGAGGCAGCGCCGCTCAGAAGCGACCGATCAGAACTCAGGCTGTCATCGACCAGTCAGACATGTACACGCACGTCTTGTCTGCCTTTACGGAGAGGAAG GGCGCCACCCACAAGTTCACCATTGCCGTGTTGATGGAGTACATCCGTTCCTTAAATCATTTCCAGATCACCGTGCAG CATTATTTGTACGAGCTGGTCATCAAGACCCTGGTGCAGCACAACCTCTTCTACATGTTGCATCAGTTCCTCCAGTATCACGTCCTCACTGACTCCAAACCTCTG GCCTGCTTGCTTCTGTCTCTGGAAAGCACGTACCCTCCTGCCCACCAGCTGTCACTTGACATGTTGAAG CGCCTGTCGACAGCCAACGACGAGATCGTGGAGGTTCTGCTGTCCAAGCAGCAGGTTCTGGCTGCACTCCGGTTCATCCGCAGCGTCG GTGCTCACGACAACATGTCCGCCCGCAAGTTTCTGGACGCCGCTCGGCAGACTGGGGACAACATGTTGTTCTACACCGTTTTCAGGTCCTTCCAGCAGAGGAACCAGCGGCTCAGGGGAAGCCCCGCCTTCAACGCAG GAGAGCACTGCGAAGAACATGTGCTTCACTTCACTCAGCTGTTTGGCGAACAGGCGCTGATGAAGGCCTCCACTGTCTGA
- the rmc1 gene encoding regulator of MON1-CCZ1 complex isoform X1: protein MLGRFHCGNKFHEVNMNLLSWFDTNSSVLPSGVRGAFRWRHGGGGQRTGRQEFRCLQVRHLVWDKRVENARVCFLFRMDDKGEVKCIKFSIGNKILAVQRTSKSVDFINFIPEYPHTEFTHECKMKNANLLGFCWTNWNEIVFISDQGIEFYQVFPDKRTVKLLKSHSINVNWYQYCPETAVILLSTTVQGNVLQPFAFRTGSMSKMSKFEIELPVVPKPAKLSLSERDVAMATIYSQLYVMYLKHHSRTANSPSAEVVLYHLAREGVCKKTHVLKLNTTGKFALNIVDNLVVVHHQSSQTSLIFDIKLKESDGAISTHQPVLPARSIHPCRIPLAGPAVVPSQPPVPCQLYSSSWSVFQPDIIISASEGYLWYLHVKLTPTVNLLSDKGKLMDFLLRRKDCKMVILSVCSQLLEGEEKGSLPVVATVFDKLNQVYKDFLEAEQSYTLAMELGPARGSAAQKRPIRTQAVIDQSDMYTHVLSAFTERKGATHKFTIAVLMEYIRSLNHFQITVQHYLYELVIKTLVQHNLFYMLHQFLQYHVLTDSKPLACLLLSLESTYPPAHQLSLDMLKRLSTANDEIVEVLLSKQQVLAALRFIRSVGAHDNMSARKFLDAARQTGDNMLFYTVFRSFQQRNQRLRGSPAFNAGEHCEEHVLHFTQLFGEQALMKASTV from the exons ATGTTGGGACGCTTTCATTGCGGCAATAAGTTCCATGAAGTGAACATGAATTTATTGAGTTGGTTTGACACTAACAGTTCTGTGCTGCCTTCAGGTGTTCGCGGTGCGTTCAGGTGGCGCCACGGGGGTGGTGGTCAAAGGACCGGACGACAAGAGTTCCGTTGCCTTCAGGTACGTCACCTTGTATGGGACAAACGAGTTGAAAATGCACGCGTCTGTTTTCTCTTCAGGATGGACGACAAGGGAGAAGTGAAGTGCATCAAGTTTTCCATTGGAAACAAAATTTTGGCTGTGCAAAGAACGTCCAAGTCTGTG GACTTCATCAACTTCATTCCTGAGTACCCTCACACAGAGTTCACACACGAGTGTAAG ATGAAGAATGCAAACCTCCTCGGCTTCTGCTGGACCAATTGGAACGAGATTGTCTTCATTAGTGACCAGGGCATCGAGTTCTATCAG GTGTTTCCGGACAAGCGCACAGTCAAACTGCTCAAGAGCCACAGCATCAACGTCAACTGGTACCAGTACTGTCCCGAGACGGCCGTCATCCTGCTGTCCACCACAGTGCAAGGCAACGTCCTGCAGCCCTTTGCCTTTCGG ACTGGGAGTATGTCCAAGATGTCCAAGTTTGAGATTGAGCTTCCCGTCGTCCCCAAGCCTGCCAAACTCAGCCTGTCAGAGAGGgatgttgccatggcgaccat TTATAGTCAACTCTACGTGATGTACCTGAAACATCACTCCAGGACGGCCAACAGTCCCAGTGCAGAGGTGGTGCTCTACCATTTAGCGAG GGAGGGCGTGTGCAAGAAGACACATGTGTTGAAGTTGAACACAACGGGAAAGTTTGCTCTCAACATTGTCGACAACCTGGTGGTGGTCCATCATCAGAGctctcag ACGTCGTTGATTTTTGACATCAAGTTGAAGGAGTCAGACGGCGCCATAAGTACGCATCAGCCTGTTCTACCTGCACGCTCTATACATCCCTGTAGGATTCCACTGGCAG GTCCAGCAGTGGTGCCCTCACAGCCTCCGGTCCCGTGCCAGCTAT ACTCGTCCTCCTGGAGTGTCTTCCAACCTGACATCATCATCAGCGCCAGCGAAG GTTACTTGTGGTACCTTCACGTGAAGCTCACGCCGACCGTCAACCTGCTGAGTGACAAGGGCAAACTAATGGACTTCCTGTTGCGTCGCAAAGACTGCAAGATGGTCATCCTGTCTGTCTGCTCTCAGC TTCTGGAAGGTGAAGAGAAGGGGAGTCTTCCTGTGGTGGCGACCGTCTTTGACAAGCTCAATCAGGTGTACAAGGACTTCCTGGAGGCGGAGCAAAGCTACACTCTG GCGATGGAGTTAGGTCCAGCAAGAGGCAGCGCCGCTCAGAAGCGACCGATCAGAACTCAGGCTGTCATCGACCAGTCAGACATGTACACGCACGTCTTGTCTGCCTTTACGGAGAGGAAG GGCGCCACCCACAAGTTCACCATTGCCGTGTTGATGGAGTACATCCGTTCCTTAAATCATTTCCAGATCACCGTGCAG CATTATTTGTACGAGCTGGTCATCAAGACCCTGGTGCAGCACAACCTCTTCTACATGTTGCATCAGTTCCTCCAGTATCACGTCCTCACTGACTCCAAACCTCTG GCCTGCTTGCTTCTGTCTCTGGAAAGCACGTACCCTCCTGCCCACCAGCTGTCACTTGACATGTTGAAG CGCCTGTCGACAGCCAACGACGAGATCGTGGAGGTTCTGCTGTCCAAGCAGCAGGTTCTGGCTGCACTCCGGTTCATCCGCAGCGTCG GTGCTCACGACAACATGTCCGCCCGCAAGTTTCTGGACGCCGCTCGGCAGACTGGGGACAACATGTTGTTCTACACCGTTTTCAGGTCCTTCCAGCAGAGGAACCAGCGGCTCAGGGGAAGCCCCGCCTTCAACGCAG GAGAGCACTGCGAAGAACATGTGCTTCACTTCACTCAGCTGTTTGGCGAACAGGCGCTGATGAAGGCCTCCACTGTCTGA
- the rmc1 gene encoding regulator of MON1-CCZ1 complex isoform X2, translating into MKNANLLGFCWTNWNEIVFISDQGIEFYQVFPDKRTVKLLKSHSINVNWYQYCPETAVILLSTTVQGNVLQPFAFRTGSMSKMSKFEIELPVVPKPAKLSLSERDVAMATIYSQLYVMYLKHHSRTANSPSAEVVLYHLAREGVCKKTHVLKLNTTGKFALNIVDNLVVVHHQSSQTSLIFDIKLKESDGAISTHQPVLPARSIHPCRIPLAGPAVVPSQPPVPCQLYSSSWSVFQPDIIISASEGYLWYLHVKLTPTVNLLSDKGKLMDFLLRRKDCKMVILSVCSQLLEGEEKGSLPVVATVFDKLNQVYKDFLEAEQSYTLAMELGPARGSAAQKRPIRTQAVIDQSDMYTHVLSAFTERKGATHKFTIAVLMEYIRSLNHFQITVQHYLYELVIKTLVQHNLFYMLHQFLQYHVLTDSKPLACLLLSLESTYPPAHQLSLDMLKRLSTANDEIVEVLLSKQQVLAALRFIRSVGAHDNMSARKFLDAARQTGDNMLFYTVFRSFQQRNQRLRGSPAFNAGEHCEEHVLHFTQLFGEQALMKASTV; encoded by the exons ATGAAGAATGCAAACCTCCTCGGCTTCTGCTGGACCAATTGGAACGAGATTGTCTTCATTAGTGACCAGGGCATCGAGTTCTATCAG GTGTTTCCGGACAAGCGCACAGTCAAACTGCTCAAGAGCCACAGCATCAACGTCAACTGGTACCAGTACTGTCCCGAGACGGCCGTCATCCTGCTGTCCACCACAGTGCAAGGCAACGTCCTGCAGCCCTTTGCCTTTCGG ACTGGGAGTATGTCCAAGATGTCCAAGTTTGAGATTGAGCTTCCCGTCGTCCCCAAGCCTGCCAAACTCAGCCTGTCAGAGAGGgatgttgccatggcgaccat TTATAGTCAACTCTACGTGATGTACCTGAAACATCACTCCAGGACGGCCAACAGTCCCAGTGCAGAGGTGGTGCTCTACCATTTAGCGAG GGAGGGCGTGTGCAAGAAGACACATGTGTTGAAGTTGAACACAACGGGAAAGTTTGCTCTCAACATTGTCGACAACCTGGTGGTGGTCCATCATCAGAGctctcag ACGTCGTTGATTTTTGACATCAAGTTGAAGGAGTCAGACGGCGCCATAAGTACGCATCAGCCTGTTCTACCTGCACGCTCTATACATCCCTGTAGGATTCCACTGGCAG GTCCAGCAGTGGTGCCCTCACAGCCTCCGGTCCCGTGCCAGCTAT ACTCGTCCTCCTGGAGTGTCTTCCAACCTGACATCATCATCAGCGCCAGCGAAG GTTACTTGTGGTACCTTCACGTGAAGCTCACGCCGACCGTCAACCTGCTGAGTGACAAGGGCAAACTAATGGACTTCCTGTTGCGTCGCAAAGACTGCAAGATGGTCATCCTGTCTGTCTGCTCTCAGC TTCTGGAAGGTGAAGAGAAGGGGAGTCTTCCTGTGGTGGCGACCGTCTTTGACAAGCTCAATCAGGTGTACAAGGACTTCCTGGAGGCGGAGCAAAGCTACACTCTG GCGATGGAGTTAGGTCCAGCAAGAGGCAGCGCCGCTCAGAAGCGACCGATCAGAACTCAGGCTGTCATCGACCAGTCAGACATGTACACGCACGTCTTGTCTGCCTTTACGGAGAGGAAG GGCGCCACCCACAAGTTCACCATTGCCGTGTTGATGGAGTACATCCGTTCCTTAAATCATTTCCAGATCACCGTGCAG CATTATTTGTACGAGCTGGTCATCAAGACCCTGGTGCAGCACAACCTCTTCTACATGTTGCATCAGTTCCTCCAGTATCACGTCCTCACTGACTCCAAACCTCTG GCCTGCTTGCTTCTGTCTCTGGAAAGCACGTACCCTCCTGCCCACCAGCTGTCACTTGACATGTTGAAG CGCCTGTCGACAGCCAACGACGAGATCGTGGAGGTTCTGCTGTCCAAGCAGCAGGTTCTGGCTGCACTCCGGTTCATCCGCAGCGTCG GTGCTCACGACAACATGTCCGCCCGCAAGTTTCTGGACGCCGCTCGGCAGACTGGGGACAACATGTTGTTCTACACCGTTTTCAGGTCCTTCCAGCAGAGGAACCAGCGGCTCAGGGGAAGCCCCGCCTTCAACGCAG GAGAGCACTGCGAAGAACATGTGCTTCACTTCACTCAGCTGTTTGGCGAACAGGCGCTGATGAAGGCCTCCACTGTCTGA